From a region of the Synechococcus sp. PCC 7502 genome:
- a CDS encoding glycosyltransferase family 2 protein, producing the protein MNTANVYIIIPIHNRKHLSLACLENLRVNGDLQKYQIVIVDDGSSDGSTEAIRLLYPEVILLSGDGNLWWTGAITLGMQYAYEHGAEYLIWLNDDCQHCIGTIDNLVTFAQTHQDVIVGCQGVEPENPNLIVFGGKVKTWQGYRFINPPANMVVPCDLLSGNIVCLPRSVIEKIGYPDLRITPHYGGDSLYLILAQKTGFLIYVDTRSRVHSIAGASKLYPQKWLLGEGKALDILKLVFVPQSGLSWRVWLKLNWEAYSVWGIVMFLKKYVSILIITGLRFLPLSIRYKLFANTHG; encoded by the coding sequence ATGAATACAGCGAACGTTTATATAATTATCCCCATTCATAATCGTAAGCATCTTAGCCTTGCTTGTTTGGAAAATTTGCGGGTTAACGGAGATTTGCAAAAATATCAAATAGTGATCGTAGATGATGGTTCTAGTGATGGCTCAACAGAGGCAATCCGATTGCTTTATCCTGAGGTCATTCTTTTAAGTGGAGATGGGAATTTGTGGTGGACTGGGGCGATCACTCTAGGAATGCAATATGCCTACGAACATGGAGCTGAATACTTGATCTGGCTGAATGATGATTGTCAGCATTGTATAGGCACTATTGATAATTTAGTTACCTTTGCTCAGACACATCAAGATGTAATTGTAGGATGTCAAGGAGTTGAACCCGAAAACCCTAATTTAATCGTGTTTGGCGGCAAAGTTAAGACATGGCAAGGATACCGGTTCATTAATCCTCCTGCAAATATGGTTGTACCTTGCGATTTACTGAGTGGAAATATTGTTTGTTTGCCTCGTTCTGTAATTGAGAAAATCGGCTATCCTGATTTAAGAATTACTCCCCATTATGGTGGTGATTCTCTTTATTTAATCCTTGCCCAAAAAACAGGATTTTTAATTTATGTTGATACCAGAAGTCGAGTACATAGTATCGCTGGGGCATCAAAACTTTATCCTCAAAAATGGTTATTAGGAGAAGGTAAAGCCTTAGATATTCTCAAATTAGTGTTTGTACCGCAATCTGGTCTCAGTTGGCGAGTTTGGCTAAAACTAAATTGGGAGGCATATTCAGTCTGGGGAATTGTCATGTTTTTAAAGAAGTATGTATCAATTCTGATAATTACTGGTTTAAGATTTTTACCCCTCAGTATTAGGTACAAACTATTTGCAAATACCCATGGGTAA
- a CDS encoding glycosyltransferase family 2 protein encodes MGNISIIITCYREGELIREAVNSVLSQSLLPQEIIIVNDASTDQPTIAVCQDLELNELNQELKCPINVIWREVNGGSSVARNTGFSEAKGEILVPLDADDILPVDALKLISQAFSNDSELSFVYGSYMRLDRTNSIMKINPDDISLGVMLRAKRLSLSSNWKLLGTTPLKRSLWQSLGGYDPNFGVKDLHDVEFWMRAIASGVKYTNIPEPIYIWRKYLGSNSRLVTPMAWYQIAEKYWDIYNAVGLEYRAYELLLLGSKWLNQSEDIRTYTHKLWQSLRSGQIHFSTLVAIAIPPQVLRFLANWHRR; translated from the coding sequence ATGGGTAATATCAGCATCATAATTACTTGTTATCGTGAAGGTGAGCTAATTCGTGAAGCGGTTAATAGTGTTTTATCCCAATCACTACTACCCCAAGAAATAATTATTGTTAATGATGCTTCTACTGATCAACCTACGATCGCAGTTTGTCAAGACTTAGAACTTAATGAACTAAATCAAGAGCTTAAATGCCCTATTAACGTGATTTGGCGAGAGGTTAATGGCGGTTCTTCTGTGGCTAGAAATACAGGGTTTTCCGAGGCTAAGGGAGAAATTTTAGTGCCGTTAGATGCCGATGATATTTTGCCAGTTGACGCTTTAAAGCTAATTAGTCAGGCATTTTCCAATGATTCGGAATTAAGTTTTGTCTATGGTAGCTATATGAGACTGGATCGGACGAACTCTATTATGAAAATTAATCCTGATGATATTTCTTTAGGGGTAATGCTGCGGGCAAAGAGACTTTCCTTAAGTTCAAATTGGAAGCTGTTGGGAACTACTCCTTTAAAGCGATCGCTATGGCAGTCTTTAGGCGGTTATGATCCTAATTTTGGGGTCAAGGATTTACATGATGTGGAGTTTTGGATGCGGGCGATCGCCTCTGGAGTTAAATATACAAATATTCCTGAACCTATTTATATCTGGCGCAAGTATTTAGGTAGTAATAGCCGTCTTGTCACTCCTATGGCTTGGTATCAAATTGCCGAGAAGTATTGGGATATTTATAATGCTGTAGGTTTAGAGTACCGTGCCTATGAGCTTTTACTACTGGGGAGTAAGTGGCTTAATCAATCTGAGGATATTCGTACCTATACCCATAAACTATGGCAATCCCTACGATCTGGGCAAATTCATTTTTCCACTTTGGTGGCGATCGCTATACCGCCTCAGGTTTTGAGGTTTCTAGCTAACTGGCATCGACGTTAA
- a CDS encoding SGNH/GDSL hydrolase family protein translates to MKTSQKIFKVLNPILIVIVLGIAYLAIAYYSMLNYAFKEHPTVAFTPGAEFFYSRQADANSEPQTPPFRYVVLGDSTSVGQGAKVQADNYSSQYAQLVLLKKYPAIKIYNLAVSGAKTKDVLSKQVQAAIALEPNLIMLSIGANDVTGLTGAEEFQRNYTMILQQLTRTNAKIVLLNIPAFSTSPLLWEPYRSAAHYQAGKFNQIIEAIAATEPSIRVVDIYRGTEPDFRRFPKLNFSQDHFHPSSAGYAVWTRVIAQTLN, encoded by the coding sequence ATGAAAACTAGCCAAAAAATCTTCAAAGTGCTGAATCCTATCTTAATTGTAATAGTTCTAGGAATTGCTTATCTAGCGATCGCCTATTACAGTATGCTCAACTATGCTTTTAAGGAACATCCCACAGTAGCATTTACTCCGGGGGCTGAGTTTTTTTATAGTCGTCAAGCCGATGCAAATTCAGAACCCCAAACACCACCTTTTCGCTATGTGGTTCTGGGTGATAGTACCAGTGTGGGACAAGGAGCAAAGGTACAGGCTGATAACTATAGCTCTCAGTATGCTCAATTGGTTTTACTTAAAAAATATCCTGCGATCAAAATCTATAACTTGGCTGTGAGTGGTGCCAAAACTAAGGATGTATTGTCTAAACAAGTGCAAGCAGCGATCGCCTTGGAGCCAAATCTAATCATGCTGTCCATTGGTGCCAATGATGTGACTGGTTTAACCGGTGCCGAGGAGTTTCAGCGTAATTACACGATGATTTTGCAGCAACTTACACGAACCAACGCCAAAATTGTTTTGCTCAATATTCCAGCTTTTTCCACTAGTCCATTACTCTGGGAGCCCTATCGCTCTGCTGCCCATTATCAAGCGGGGAAGTTTAATCAAATTATTGAGGCGATCGCTGCCACGGAACCAAGTATCAGAGTTGTGGACATTTATCGTGGTACCGAACCAGATTTCCGCAGATTTCCTAAATTGAATTTTTCCCAAGATCATTTTCATCCTTCTTCGGCGGGCTATGCTGTATGGACAAGGGTAATTGCCCAAACCTTAAATTAG
- a CDS encoding adenylate/guanylate cyclase domain-containing protein, whose translation MRSLTHLSIKSKLIIMLLVVSSCSILVTAYISYQSGKSNLTDRVFNQLTSVRASKAYQIESYFQTLRNHVQTLGKSPFVIDSLKEFDAGYSQLAQNPKNIDKLQPKLDEYYRDQFLARLSKADSSIQPTGSVLKFFEPKALASRYLQSQYIAANPYPVGKKHLLDDAKDGSTYSKVHARYHPIFRNIIEKFGYYDLFLINPEGRIVYTVYKETDYSTSLRQDAYNETNLARLITQVRQEKERDYARIIDFESYAPSYGAPAAFIATPIFDQSQFIGAIAVQIPVNEINNVMTGNRNWESDGLGKSGETYLVGQDYLMRSVSRFLVETPNQYLETLRSLDVSEKILKRIQQFETSILEQKVATVGSKEAIAGKKGIQIINDYRNIPVLSSYAPLRIDELDWVILSEIDLDEAYAPIKAFERQLLISATILMLVVTLLAMGLAYLFVKPINQLIANSLKIEKGRLDAIVPLNSQDEFGELAKSFNAMVNSLRAQTELVEQKNLENERLLLSVFPLAIAKRLKRGERNIAERVANVAVLFAEITGFTKLEASLSAYEVVSILNDLVGAFDEAAEKYGIEKIKTIGDRYMAVCGLSLPYLDHDKRAIDFAIEMSAIVRRFNHDRRFQLNIRTGIHSGNVIAGIVGKNKYIYDVWGDTVDYCQHLVSLSPIGNITVSSEIYHRLEDIYEFKPLESAESNSETKNWILSTNHPDNLKS comes from the coding sequence ATGCGATCGCTCACCCATTTAAGCATTAAATCCAAGTTGATTATCATGCTATTGGTAGTCAGCAGTTGCTCTATTCTAGTGACAGCATACATTAGCTATCAAAGCGGTAAATCCAATCTTACTGATCGAGTTTTTAACCAACTAACTAGTGTTAGGGCATCTAAGGCATACCAAATAGAGTCCTACTTTCAGACCCTCCGCAACCATGTTCAAACCCTAGGTAAAAGTCCGTTTGTCATTGATTCTTTAAAAGAATTTGATGCTGGTTATAGTCAATTAGCACAAAACCCCAAAAATATTGATAAGTTGCAGCCAAAACTAGATGAATATTACCGTGATCAGTTTCTAGCCAGACTTAGCAAAGCTGACTCAAGCATTCAACCGACTGGCTCTGTTCTGAAATTCTTTGAACCTAAAGCCTTAGCCTCTCGATATTTACAATCCCAATACATTGCGGCTAATCCCTATCCTGTCGGTAAAAAGCACTTATTAGATGATGCCAAAGATGGTAGTACCTATAGCAAAGTTCATGCCCGCTATCATCCGATTTTTCGCAATATTATTGAGAAATTTGGCTATTACGACCTGTTTTTAATTAACCCTGAAGGCAGAATTGTCTATACGGTTTATAAAGAAACAGACTATTCCACCAGCCTCAGACAAGATGCCTATAATGAAACCAATCTAGCCCGACTCATTACTCAAGTCCGTCAAGAAAAAGAACGAGACTATGCCCGCATCATTGACTTTGAGTCCTATGCTCCATCCTACGGTGCGCCTGCGGCATTTATAGCTACACCAATTTTTGATCAGTCCCAGTTTATCGGGGCGATCGCCGTGCAAATTCCCGTTAATGAAATCAATAATGTGATGACAGGAAATCGAAACTGGGAAAGTGATGGCTTAGGCAAAAGCGGCGAGACTTACTTAGTTGGACAGGACTATTTAATGCGATCGGTATCCAGATTTTTAGTCGAGACCCCTAATCAGTATCTTGAAACGCTGCGATCGCTTGATGTCAGCGAAAAAATCCTTAAGCGCATCCAGCAATTTGAAACATCGATCCTAGAGCAGAAAGTGGCAACCGTTGGTTCCAAAGAAGCCATAGCAGGAAAAAAGGGTATCCAAATTATTAACGACTATCGTAACATTCCCGTTTTAAGTTCCTATGCGCCCTTACGCATTGATGAACTAGATTGGGTGATCTTATCTGAAATAGATTTAGATGAAGCATATGCCCCAATCAAAGCCTTTGAGCGACAACTGCTGATTTCTGCCACTATCCTGATGCTAGTAGTTACCCTATTAGCTATGGGGCTGGCATATTTATTTGTAAAACCCATTAACCAATTAATTGCTAATTCCCTAAAAATTGAAAAAGGCAGACTAGATGCCATTGTTCCCCTAAACTCCCAAGATGAATTTGGGGAACTGGCAAAATCCTTTAATGCCATGGTCAATAGCCTGCGCGCCCAGACTGAATTAGTAGAACAAAAAAACCTAGAAAATGAACGGCTGCTATTAAGCGTATTTCCCCTAGCAATCGCTAAACGACTGAAACGAGGCGAGAGAAATATTGCGGAAAGAGTTGCCAATGTTGCCGTACTGTTTGCAGAAATCACAGGATTTACTAAACTTGAAGCCTCCTTAAGTGCCTATGAAGTTGTGAGTATTCTCAATGATCTAGTGGGTGCCTTCGATGAAGCAGCCGAAAAATACGGCATTGAAAAAATTAAAACCATAGGCGATCGCTACATGGCTGTCTGTGGACTTTCCCTACCCTACCTCGATCACGATAAAAGAGCTATAGATTTTGCCATTGAAATGTCTGCGATCGTGCGGAGGTTTAACCATGATCGCCGCTTTCAGTTAAATATTCGCACAGGTATTCACTCAGGTAATGTAATTGCAGGAATCGTCGGCAAAAACAAATATATCTACGATGTATGGGGCGACACAGTTGATTACTGCCAGCATTTAGTCTCCCTAAGCCCTATAGGTAACATCACAGTTTCATCAGAGATTTATCACAGGTTAGAAGACATCTATGAATTCAAACCTTTAGAATCTGCGGAGTCTAATTCAGAAACAAAAAATTGGATTTTAAGTACTAATCACCCCGACAACCTAAAGAGTTAA
- a CDS encoding NAD+ synthase has protein sequence MKIAIAQLNPTIGDLAENSRQILRTANQCFEQNVSLLITPELSLCGYPPRDLLIHDGFIQELAIALQLLAETLPASVAVLVGTVEVNPHAPITGSKPLFNSAALLHHGKIQQVFHKRLLPTYDVFDEDRYFAPGDRSNSFILNQSLDQTPNQTLEQPLRIGVTICEDIWNDYKFWGKRFYADDPVADLAAQSVDLLVNLSASPYAIGKPQLRESMLSHSAIAHNLPVIYANQVGANDELIFDGHSAALNQKGEVIARGLGFKSDLLIIDYEAQDLHSLIAPKPEPFDQFDHSTESEIWNALVLGVRDYAHKCGFKQAVLGLSGGVDSALVGAIATAALGRENVLGILMPSPYSSDHSISDALELAKNLQISTQIIPIAPMMSAFDQALTEIFRGKDQDITEENLQSRIRGNILMAVSNKFGHLLLSTGNKSEMSVGYCTLYGDMNGGLAVIGDVLKTRVYKLCAWLNQNQELIPQHILTKPPSAELKLDQVDQDSLPAYEILDDILEKLISDRLAPKQIIKTGHDPQTVKRVVNLVNRAEFKRRQAAPVLKISDRAFGSGWRMPIAAKTTVLSVNLAVDLSLEESP, from the coding sequence ATGAAAATTGCGATCGCTCAACTTAATCCAACTATCGGCGACTTAGCAGAAAACTCAAGACAGATATTAAGGACTGCGAATCAGTGTTTTGAGCAAAATGTCAGTTTATTAATTACGCCAGAACTGTCCTTGTGTGGCTATCCACCCCGAGATTTATTAATTCATGATGGATTTATTCAAGAATTAGCGATCGCTTTGCAATTATTAGCTGAGACATTACCTGCATCCGTTGCGGTTTTGGTTGGTACCGTAGAGGTCAATCCCCATGCCCCTATTACTGGCAGTAAGCCTTTATTTAATAGTGCGGCGTTGTTGCACCATGGCAAAATTCAACAGGTTTTTCATAAACGGCTATTACCCACCTACGATGTATTTGATGAGGATCGATACTTTGCTCCCGGCGATCGCAGTAATTCCTTTATTCTTAACCAAAGCCTAGATCAAACCCCAAATCAAACTTTAGAGCAACCCCTTCGTATTGGCGTGACTATCTGTGAAGATATTTGGAACGACTACAAGTTTTGGGGTAAACGATTTTATGCGGATGATCCCGTAGCTGATCTGGCTGCCCAATCCGTCGATTTATTAGTTAATCTTTCCGCTTCACCCTACGCCATAGGTAAACCCCAGTTAAGGGAATCCATGCTCAGTCACAGTGCGATCGCCCATAATCTCCCTGTTATTTATGCTAATCAAGTGGGAGCAAATGATGAACTAATTTTTGATGGGCATAGTGCGGCTTTGAATCAAAAGGGAGAAGTGATCGCTAGGGGCTTAGGCTTTAAGTCGGATTTATTAATTATCGATTACGAGGCTCAAGATTTACATTCCCTAATAGCTCCAAAACCCGAACCATTTGATCAGTTTGATCACTCCACGGAATCTGAAATCTGGAATGCTCTGGTATTGGGTGTGCGGGACTATGCGCATAAGTGTGGCTTTAAACAGGCAGTATTGGGGTTAAGCGGTGGTGTCGATTCTGCTTTAGTTGGGGCGATCGCTACGGCAGCCTTAGGTCGGGAAAATGTTTTGGGGATTTTAATGCCCTCACCCTATAGTTCTGATCACTCTATTTCCGATGCTTTAGAATTGGCTAAAAATCTGCAAATCTCTACCCAAATTATTCCCATTGCGCCAATGATGTCAGCCTTTGATCAGGCTTTAACAGAAATATTTAGAGGTAAAGATCAAGATATTACCGAAGAAAACTTGCAATCTCGGATTCGGGGAAATATTCTGATGGCAGTCTCTAACAAGTTTGGGCATTTACTATTATCTACGGGTAATAAATCGGAGATGTCCGTGGGTTACTGTACCCTCTATGGGGATATGAATGGAGGCTTAGCGGTAATTGGCGATGTGCTGAAAACAAGGGTATATAAGCTCTGTGCATGGTTAAATCAAAATCAGGAGTTAATTCCTCAGCATATTTTAACCAAACCCCCCAGTGCCGAACTTAAACTCGATCAAGTCGATCAAGACTCTCTGCCAGCCTATGAAATCTTAGATGATATTTTAGAAAAGTTAATTAGCGATCGCCTAGCTCCTAAGCAAATTATTAAAACTGGACATGATCCGCAAACTGTGAAGCGAGTGGTAAATTTGGTGAATCGAGCCGAATTTAAACGCCGTCAAGCTGCCCCAGTCTTAAAAATTAGTGATCGCGCCTTTGGTTCGGGTTGGAGAATGCCGATCGCAGCAAAGACTACCGTTTTATCTGTGAATTTAGCTGTAGATTTATCATTGGAGGAATCACCATGA
- a CDS encoding TIGR02281 family clan AA aspartic protease — protein sequence MKALSSLCIIIPTLTFTFISSIFQQAIAKPFPKDDGCYIVNSSGKVISLSSLCGSPNSITNNNPTQNSKQIRQLPNGVFQAKIKRRDNGIPVIDVKFGNRIFEMIVDTGASGTIITTDMAQALGIVPVAKTLVNTVGANNVELPLGYVPRIEVEGIVAQNVLVGIIPALQIGLLGHDFFGDFEMTVKRDTIEFRSPK from the coding sequence ATGAAAGCTTTATCTAGTCTGTGTATCATAATTCCTACTCTAACTTTCACTTTTATTTCGAGTATATTTCAACAAGCGATCGCTAAACCCTTCCCTAAAGATGATGGTTGTTATATTGTCAACTCGTCGGGTAAGGTCATAAGTCTCTCAAGTTTATGTGGATCGCCGAATTCAATTACTAACAATAATCCCACACAAAATTCTAAGCAAATCAGACAACTCCCCAATGGCGTATTTCAAGCCAAAATTAAACGCCGTGACAATGGTATTCCCGTGATTGATGTCAAATTTGGGAATCGCATTTTTGAAATGATCGTTGATACCGGAGCTAGCGGTACGATCATCACCACCGATATGGCTCAGGCTCTGGGCATAGTTCCTGTAGCAAAAACTTTAGTTAATACCGTGGGTGCGAATAATGTGGAATTACCCTTAGGCTATGTACCGAGAATAGAAGTAGAGGGAATTGTTGCCCAAAACGTGCTGGTGGGGATTATTCCAGCTTTGCAAATTGGGTTACTAGGACATGATTTCTTTGGTGATTTTGAGATGACAGTGAAGCGAGACACGATTGAGTTCCGTTCTCCTAAATAG
- the uvrB gene encoding excinuclease ABC subunit UvrB — MPEFKLNAPWEPTADQPKAIAQLLEGLNSGKRFQTLLGATGTGKTMTIASTIAKYQKPTLVLAHNKTLAAQLCNELREFFPDNAVEYFISYYDYYQPEAYIPVSDTYIEKTASINNEIDMLRHSATRSLFERKDVIVVASISCIYGLGMPEEYLKASIPLRVGTTFDPRELLKDLTAVQYERNDLELGRGKFRVRGDIIEIGPAYEDRIIRVEFFGDEIEAIRYVDPITGEILLSLEGLNIYPAKHFVTPEDRLQEAIANIRTEMDERIDELTKENKLLEAQRLEQRTRYDLELLSEVGFCNGVENYSRHLAGRNAGDPPSCLVDYFPLDNWLLVVDESHVSIPQLRGMYNGDQARKKVLIDHGFRLPSAADNRPLKSDEFLSKINQCIFVSATPGDWELEVSEQVVQQIIRPTGILDPEVFVRPIEGQVDDLLGEIKLRVSKNERVLITTLTKRMAEDLTTYFQERNINVKYLHSDIKSIERIEILQGLRQGEFDVLIGVNLLREGLDLPEVSLVAILDADKEGFLRSNRSLIQTIGRAARNSNGQVIMYADRLTESMEYAINETARRRQIQLEHNLKHGITPKSIIKTSNNGILDFLSISRRLNEQQAEYTVKSFDSIPLDSIPELIEQLQTQMQVAAKKQEFEQAAQLRDRIKNLRNQLLGNKTK; from the coding sequence ATGCCAGAATTCAAGCTAAATGCACCTTGGGAACCTACAGCTGATCAACCCAAAGCGATCGCCCAGCTATTAGAGGGTTTAAATTCTGGCAAACGCTTTCAAACATTATTGGGAGCAACGGGTACGGGCAAAACCATGACGATCGCCTCCACCATTGCCAAATACCAAAAACCCACCCTAGTTCTGGCACATAATAAAACCCTTGCAGCACAGCTTTGTAACGAGTTGAGGGAATTTTTTCCCGATAATGCGGTGGAATATTTTATTAGCTATTACGATTACTATCAACCAGAGGCATACATTCCTGTTAGCGATACCTATATCGAAAAAACCGCTTCTATTAATAACGAAATTGATATGTTGCGGCATTCTGCCACGCGATCGCTATTTGAACGTAAAGATGTGATTGTAGTTGCTTCCATCAGTTGCATCTATGGTTTAGGAATGCCAGAGGAATATCTGAAAGCATCGATTCCCCTCCGAGTAGGAACGACTTTCGATCCTAGGGAATTACTGAAAGACCTCACCGCAGTGCAGTACGAGCGCAACGATCTAGAGCTGGGTCGAGGTAAATTTCGGGTCAGAGGCGATATTATCGAAATTGGTCCTGCCTATGAAGATCGGATTATTCGAGTAGAATTTTTTGGGGATGAGATTGAAGCTATCCGTTATGTCGATCCGATTACGGGCGAAATTCTATTGAGTTTAGAAGGACTGAATATCTATCCCGCAAAGCACTTTGTCACCCCTGAAGATAGACTCCAAGAAGCGATCGCCAATATTAGAACAGAAATGGATGAACGCATTGATGAGCTTACGAAAGAGAATAAATTATTAGAAGCACAACGTCTAGAACAACGCACCCGTTACGACTTGGAACTCCTAAGTGAAGTTGGTTTTTGTAATGGAGTGGAAAACTATTCTCGGCATCTAGCTGGCAGAAATGCTGGCGATCCTCCATCCTGTTTAGTGGATTATTTCCCTTTAGACAACTGGCTCTTAGTTGTGGATGAATCCCATGTTTCGATTCCGCAATTACGAGGTATGTACAACGGCGATCAAGCAAGGAAGAAAGTTCTAATCGATCATGGCTTTAGGCTGCCCAGTGCGGCGGATAATCGTCCTTTGAAAAGTGATGAATTTCTCAGCAAAATCAATCAATGTATTTTCGTTTCTGCTACCCCCGGAGACTGGGAATTAGAAGTTTCCGAGCAGGTGGTGCAGCAGATCATTCGACCAACGGGCATTCTTGACCCAGAGGTATTTGTGCGTCCGATTGAAGGGCAGGTGGATGATTTACTGGGAGAAATTAAACTGCGGGTAAGCAAAAATGAACGGGTGCTGATTACTACTTTAACTAAACGCATGGCGGAGGATTTAACTACCTATTTCCAAGAGCGCAATATTAATGTTAAATATCTGCACTCTGATATTAAATCCATTGAACGGATTGAAATTTTACAAGGACTAAGGCAGGGAGAGTTTGATGTTTTAATCGGCGTTAATCTGCTCCGAGAAGGGCTGGATTTACCCGAAGTTTCCCTTGTGGCAATTTTAGATGCTGATAAAGAAGGTTTCTTACGTTCCAATCGTTCCCTAATTCAAACCATAGGTCGAGCCGCCCGTAATAGCAATGGACAGGTAATTATGTATGCCGATCGCCTGACTGAAAGTATGGAATATGCCATCAATGAAACTGCCCGCCGCCGTCAAATTCAACTGGAACATAACTTAAAACACGGTATTACACCCAAATCTATTATCAAAACCTCTAACAATGGCATTCTGGATTTCCTTTCAATTTCCCGCCGCTTAAACGAACAACAGGCAGAATATACCGTTAAATCCTTTGATAGTATTCCCCTAGATAGCATTCCAGAGCTAATTGAACAACTGCAAACCCAAATGCAAGTAGCAGCTAAAAAGCAGGAATTTGAACAGGCAGCCCAACTACGCGATCGCATTAAAAATTTGCGAAATCAACTTTTAGGTAACAAAACTAAGTAA
- a CDS encoding acetate/propionate family kinase — protein MKILILNSGSSSQKSCLYEITEMLPHPITPVWEAQIDWTHQQGKAELKVKTKGGETQQQSWVSTSRLNDTIAMLETLWQGVHQVIDSPRDISVVGHRVVHGGQDYQNSVVITSEVKAAIARLASFAPIHNPINLEGITAIEQIFGDVSQVAVFDTAFHSHLPPPAYIYSGDYNWTKQGIRRYGFHGISHEYCVNRAAQILDRNLKDLRLINCHLGNGCSLAAVKVGKSFDTTMGFTPLEGLMMGTRSGSIDPGILIYLLRAGNYNLDQLEQLLNKGSGLLGISGISGDMRQIIEAIAQGNERAKLAMDIYIHRLRSAIGAMLASLEGLDVLIFTAGVGENSPLIREATCKAFAFLGLEIDLEKNLRSPVDQDISTPESTVRVLVIHTQEDWEIARECWNLLA, from the coding sequence ATGAAAATTTTGATTCTAAATTCTGGCTCTAGCAGTCAAAAGAGTTGTCTCTACGAGATTACCGAAATGTTGCCCCATCCGATTACACCTGTGTGGGAGGCACAAATTGACTGGACGCATCAGCAAGGTAAGGCAGAACTTAAGGTTAAAACTAAAGGCGGTGAGACACAACAGCAATCATGGGTTTCCACATCTCGTTTGAATGATACGATCGCCATGCTGGAGACTCTGTGGCAGGGGGTACATCAAGTAATTGATAGTCCTAGGGACATTAGTGTGGTTGGGCATCGGGTTGTACATGGTGGGCAAGATTATCAAAATAGTGTGGTGATTACATCTGAGGTTAAAGCTGCGATCGCCCGCCTTGCCAGTTTTGCCCCAATCCACAATCCGATTAACCTAGAAGGGATTACCGCCATTGAGCAAATTTTCGGAGATGTATCCCAAGTAGCAGTGTTTGATACAGCCTTTCATAGTCATTTGCCGCCTCCTGCCTATATTTATTCAGGTGATTATAATTGGACAAAGCAAGGTATTCGTCGCTATGGATTTCATGGCATTAGTCATGAGTATTGTGTAAATCGGGCTGCCCAAATTCTCGATCGCAATCTTAAAGACTTACGTTTGATTAACTGTCACTTGGGGAATGGCTGTTCTCTGGCAGCGGTCAAAGTGGGTAAAAGTTTTGATACGACTATGGGCTTTACTCCCCTAGAAGGTTTAATGATGGGGACTCGTTCTGGCTCCATTGATCCGGGCATTTTAATCTACTTACTACGCGCTGGCAATTACAACTTAGACCAGCTAGAACAGCTACTAAATAAAGGTTCAGGCTTACTCGGTATTTCTGGTATTTCTGGGGATATGCGCCAAATTATCGAAGCGATCGCCCAAGGGAATGAACGGGCTAAATTAGCTATGGATATTTACATTCATCGGTTGAGATCAGCGATCGGAGCCATGCTTGCTAGTCTGGAGGGACTGGATGTCTTAATTTTTACGGCGGGGGTAGGGGAAAATTCGCCATTAATTCGAGAAGCCACCTGTAAGGCATTTGCTTTTTTGGGCTTAGAAATCGACTTAGAAAAAAACCTGCGATCGCCTGTGGATCAGGATATATCTACTCCAGAATCTACGGTGCGAGTTCTTGTAATTCATACCCAAGAGGATTGGGAAATTGCCCGTGAGTGCTGGAATTTGCTGGCATAG